In Trifolium pratense cultivar HEN17-A07 linkage group LG7, ARS_RC_1.1, whole genome shotgun sequence, a genomic segment contains:
- the LOC123899457 gene encoding pathogen-related protein-like codes for MASQVVPGKVEGDKYRSFLDDEAHTTHWRHGGPPIYDAVNKLFEQGRTKEWPEGSLEETVQNAIKSWEMELSHKTRVQDFKTINPERFKLFVNGREGLTAEETLRLGSYNALMKNSLPEEYKYYKAEEETFESSHEAFRSAFPRGFAWEVIKVYSGLPDIAYKFRHWGFFEGPYKGHAPTGNMVEFYGIGTLKVDSLMKAEEVEIYYDPAEMMGGLLAGKKTSDDNTKTSQGCPFSK; via the exons ATGGCCAGCCAAGTTGTACCTGGAAAAGTTGAAGGAGACAAATACAGATCTTTCTTAGATGATGAAGCTCATACCACACATTGGAGACACGGTGGACCACCCATATACGATGCTGTCAACAAGCTCTTTGAACAAGGAAGAACAAAG GAATGGCCTGAAGGATCGTTAGAGGAGACAGTCCAAAACGCCATAAAATCATGGGAGATGGAGCTTTCACACAAAACCCGCGTGCAAGATTTTAAGACTATAAATCCTGAAAGGTTTAAGCTCTTTGTTAATG GGAGGGAGGGATTAACTGCAGAGGAAACATTAAGGTTGGGAAGTTATAATGCTTTGATGAAAAACTCATTGCCAGAAGAATACAAGTATTACAAAGCGGAAGAAGAGACATTTGAATCATCTCACGAAGCATTTCGATCAGCATTTCCTCGTGGATTCGCATGGGAAGTCATCAAAGTTTACAGTGGACTCCCTGATATTGCTTACAAGTTTAGGCATTGGGGATTCTTTGAGGGTCCTTACAAGGGACATGCACCTACCGGCAACATGGTTGAATTCTATGGCATTGGAACTCTCAAG GTTGACAGTTTAATGAAAGCAGAAGAAGTGGAGATTTACTATGACCCTGCAGAGATGATGGGAGGCCTTCTAGCCGGAAAGAAAACATCCGATGATAACACCAAAACTTCTCAAGGATGtcctttttcaaaataa
- the LOC123897670 gene encoding E3 ubiquitin-protein ligase CCNB1IP1 homolog isoform X4 — MRCNACWREVEGRAISTTCGHLLCTEDANKILSNDGACPICDQVLSKSLMKPVDVNPNDEWVNMAMAGVSPQILMKSAYKSVMFYIGQKELEMQCKMNKIVGQCRQKCEMMQEKFTEKLEQLHTAYQKMAKRCQMMQQEIESLTKDNQELQEKFAEKSRQKRKLDEMYDQLRNEFDSVKRSAIQPASNFYSRNERDLFSNPPNILDERETGRKGPREDVWPVRQNSNNSGHFDISVGSPAKQNIIAGDAGNRRIGGHPVFGPGATGNPSMNLRNLILSPIKRPQLSRNRTNLFT; from the exons ATGAGATGCAATGCATGCTGGAGAGAAGTAGAAGGGCGGGCAATTTCCACAACATGTGGTCACCTACTGT GCACTGAAGATGCCAATAAGATATTAAGCAATGATGGAGCATGCCCTATTTGTGATCAAGTCCTTTCAAAGAG TCTCATGAAACCTGTGGATGTCAATCCCAATGATGAATGGGTCAAT ATGGCCATGGCGGGAGTGTCTCCACAGATAT TGATGAAGAGTGCATATAAAAGTGTGATGTTCTACATTGGGCAAAAAGAACTGGAGATGCAGTGTAAAATGAACAAGATTGTTGGTCAATGCCGGCAGAAATGTGAGATGATGCAAGAAAAGTTTACAGAAAAACTAGAGCAGTTGCATACTGCTTACCAAAAAATGGCCAAGAGGTGCCAGATGATGCAACAGGAAATTGAGAGCTTAACCAAGGACAATCAAGAACTTCAGGAAAAATTTGCTGAAAAATCCAG GCAGAAGAGAAAATTAGATGAAATGTATGATCAGCTGAGAAATGAGTTTGACTCTGTGAAGCGGTCTGCCATACAGCCTGCAAGCAACTTTTATTCCAGAAATGAGCGTGATTTGTTCTCCAACCCGCCTAACATATTGGATGAAAGAGAAACTGGTCGAAAAG GACCAAGAGAGGATGTATGGCCAGTGAGGCAGAATAGCAATAACTCTGGCCACTTCGACATATCTGTTGGCTCACCAGCAAAACAAAACATCATTGCGGGGGATGCTGGGAACAGAAGGATTGGTGGTCATCCTGTTTTTGGACCTGGTGCTACTGGTAACCCATCAATGAATTTGAGGAACTTGATACTCTCTCCAATAAAGCGACCTCAGCTCTCACGTAACCGCACCAACTTATTCACGTGA
- the LOC123897670 gene encoding E3 ubiquitin-protein ligase CCNB1IP1 homolog isoform X2, which produces MRCNACWREVEGRAISTTCGHLLCTEDANKILSNDGACPICDQVLSKSLMKPVDVNPNDEWVNMAMAGVSPQILMKSAYKSVMFYIGQKELEMQCKMNKIVGQCRQKCEMMQEKFTEKLEQLHTAYQKMAKRCQMMQQEIESLTKDNQELQEKFAEKSRQKRKLDEMYDQLRNEFDSVKRSAIQPASNFYSRNERDLFSNPPNILDERETGRKGLPVFTPTTPGPREDVWPVRQNSNNSGHFDISVGSPAKQNIIAGDAGNRRIGGHPVFGPGATGNPSMNLRNLILSPIKRPQLSRNRTNLFT; this is translated from the exons ATGAGATGCAATGCATGCTGGAGAGAAGTAGAAGGGCGGGCAATTTCCACAACATGTGGTCACCTACTGT GCACTGAAGATGCCAATAAGATATTAAGCAATGATGGAGCATGCCCTATTTGTGATCAAGTCCTTTCAAAGAG TCTCATGAAACCTGTGGATGTCAATCCCAATGATGAATGGGTCAAT ATGGCCATGGCGGGAGTGTCTCCACAGATAT TGATGAAGAGTGCATATAAAAGTGTGATGTTCTACATTGGGCAAAAAGAACTGGAGATGCAGTGTAAAATGAACAAGATTGTTGGTCAATGCCGGCAGAAATGTGAGATGATGCAAGAAAAGTTTACAGAAAAACTAGAGCAGTTGCATACTGCTTACCAAAAAATGGCCAAGAGGTGCCAGATGATGCAACAGGAAATTGAGAGCTTAACCAAGGACAATCAAGAACTTCAGGAAAAATTTGCTGAAAAATCCAG GCAGAAGAGAAAATTAGATGAAATGTATGATCAGCTGAGAAATGAGTTTGACTCTGTGAAGCGGTCTGCCATACAGCCTGCAAGCAACTTTTATTCCAGAAATGAGCGTGATTTGTTCTCCAACCCGCCTAACATATTGGATGAAAGAGAAACTGGTCGAAAAG GTCTGCCGGTGTTCACTCCTACCACTCCAGGACCAAGAGAGGATGTATGGCCAGTGAGGCAGAATAGCAATAACTCTGGCCACTTCGACATATCTGTTGGCTCACCAGCAAAACAAAACATCATTGCGGGGGATGCTGGGAACAGAAGGATTGGTGGTCATCCTGTTTTTGGACCTGGTGCTACTGGTAACCCATCAATGAATTTGAGGAACTTGATACTCTCTCCAATAAAGCGACCTCAGCTCTCACGTAACCGCACCAACTTATTCACGTGA
- the LOC123897670 gene encoding E3 ubiquitin-protein ligase CCNB1IP1 homolog isoform X1, whose amino-acid sequence MRCNACWREVEGRAISTTCGHLLCTEDANKILSNDGACPICDQVLSKSLMKPVDVNPNDEWVNMAMAGVSPQILMKSAYKSVMFYIGQKELEMQCKMNKIVGQCRQKCEMMQEKFTEKLEQLHTAYQKMAKRCQMMQQEIESLTKDNQELQEKFAEKSRQKRKLDEMYDQLRNEFDSVKRSAIQPASNFYSRNERDLFSNPPNILDERETGRKGLPVFTPTTPGPREDVWPVRQNSNNSGHFDISVGSPAKQNIIAGDAGNRRIGGHPVFGPGATGNPSMNLRNLILSPIKRPQLSRNRTNLFTL is encoded by the exons ATGAGATGCAATGCATGCTGGAGAGAAGTAGAAGGGCGGGCAATTTCCACAACATGTGGTCACCTACTGT GCACTGAAGATGCCAATAAGATATTAAGCAATGATGGAGCATGCCCTATTTGTGATCAAGTCCTTTCAAAGAG TCTCATGAAACCTGTGGATGTCAATCCCAATGATGAATGGGTCAAT ATGGCCATGGCGGGAGTGTCTCCACAGATAT TGATGAAGAGTGCATATAAAAGTGTGATGTTCTACATTGGGCAAAAAGAACTGGAGATGCAGTGTAAAATGAACAAGATTGTTGGTCAATGCCGGCAGAAATGTGAGATGATGCAAGAAAAGTTTACAGAAAAACTAGAGCAGTTGCATACTGCTTACCAAAAAATGGCCAAGAGGTGCCAGATGATGCAACAGGAAATTGAGAGCTTAACCAAGGACAATCAAGAACTTCAGGAAAAATTTGCTGAAAAATCCAG GCAGAAGAGAAAATTAGATGAAATGTATGATCAGCTGAGAAATGAGTTTGACTCTGTGAAGCGGTCTGCCATACAGCCTGCAAGCAACTTTTATTCCAGAAATGAGCGTGATTTGTTCTCCAACCCGCCTAACATATTGGATGAAAGAGAAACTGGTCGAAAAG GTCTGCCGGTGTTCACTCCTACCACTCCAGGACCAAGAGAGGATGTATGGCCAGTGAGGCAGAATAGCAATAACTCTGGCCACTTCGACATATCTGTTGGCTCACCAGCAAAACAAAACATCATTGCGGGGGATGCTGGGAACAGAAGGATTGGTGGTCATCCTGTTTTTGGACCTGGTGCTACTGGTAACCCATCAATGAATTTGAGGAACTTGATACTCTCTCCAATAAAGCGACCTCAGCTCTCACGTAACCGCACCAACTTATTCAC ATTGTAG
- the LOC123897670 gene encoding E3 ubiquitin-protein ligase CCNB1IP1 homolog isoform X3, which produces MRCNACWREVEGRAISTTCGHLLCTEDANKILSNDGACPICDQVLSKSLMKPVDVNPNDEWVNMAMAGVSPQILMKSAYKSVMFYIGQKELEMQCKMNKIVGQCRQKCEMMQEKFTEKLEQLHTAYQKMAKRCQMMQQEIESLTKDNQELQEKFAEKSRQKRKLDEMYDQLRNEFDSVKRSAIQPASNFYSRNERDLFSNPPNILDERETGRKGPREDVWPVRQNSNNSGHFDISVGSPAKQNIIAGDAGNRRIGGHPVFGPGATGNPSMNLRNLILSPIKRPQLSRNRTNLFTL; this is translated from the exons ATGAGATGCAATGCATGCTGGAGAGAAGTAGAAGGGCGGGCAATTTCCACAACATGTGGTCACCTACTGT GCACTGAAGATGCCAATAAGATATTAAGCAATGATGGAGCATGCCCTATTTGTGATCAAGTCCTTTCAAAGAG TCTCATGAAACCTGTGGATGTCAATCCCAATGATGAATGGGTCAAT ATGGCCATGGCGGGAGTGTCTCCACAGATAT TGATGAAGAGTGCATATAAAAGTGTGATGTTCTACATTGGGCAAAAAGAACTGGAGATGCAGTGTAAAATGAACAAGATTGTTGGTCAATGCCGGCAGAAATGTGAGATGATGCAAGAAAAGTTTACAGAAAAACTAGAGCAGTTGCATACTGCTTACCAAAAAATGGCCAAGAGGTGCCAGATGATGCAACAGGAAATTGAGAGCTTAACCAAGGACAATCAAGAACTTCAGGAAAAATTTGCTGAAAAATCCAG GCAGAAGAGAAAATTAGATGAAATGTATGATCAGCTGAGAAATGAGTTTGACTCTGTGAAGCGGTCTGCCATACAGCCTGCAAGCAACTTTTATTCCAGAAATGAGCGTGATTTGTTCTCCAACCCGCCTAACATATTGGATGAAAGAGAAACTGGTCGAAAAG GACCAAGAGAGGATGTATGGCCAGTGAGGCAGAATAGCAATAACTCTGGCCACTTCGACATATCTGTTGGCTCACCAGCAAAACAAAACATCATTGCGGGGGATGCTGGGAACAGAAGGATTGGTGGTCATCCTGTTTTTGGACCTGGTGCTACTGGTAACCCATCAATGAATTTGAGGAACTTGATACTCTCTCCAATAAAGCGACCTCAGCTCTCACGTAACCGCACCAACTTATTCAC ATTGTAG
- the LOC123897950 gene encoding zinc finger BED domain-containing protein RICESLEEPER 1-like, translating to MEISNDSGTKKPKRLTSVVWNHFERIRKADICYAVCVHCNKRLSGSSNSGTTHLRNHLMRCLKRSNFDVSQLLTVKRRKKDNTVSLANISFDEGQRKEEYIKPTLVKFEQEHKKDEIINFVSSKFDQERSQHDLARMIILHGYPVTLVEEVGFKVFVKNLQPLFEFLPNSAVEISCIEIYRREKVKVYEVINKLCGRINLSMEMWSSTENASYLCLSAHYIDEKWTLQKKILNFLTLDSSYTEDLLPEVIVKCLDEWDIDCKLFALTLDDCSVDDDITLRIKERVSEKRPFLSTRQILDVRSAAHLIISIVQDAMDALHEVIQKIRESIRYIKSSQEVQGKFNEISQRAGINSQKALFLDNPLHWNSTYIMLETALEYRSAFSLFQEHNPTYSSTLSDEEWEWANSVTGYLKLLVEIMNIFSADRFPTANIFFPEICDIHIQLIDWSRSSDNFLSLMALKMKAKFDKYWSKCSLALALAAVLDPRFKMKLVEYYYSLIYGSTALERIKEVSDGIKELFNAYSICSTMVDQGSALPGSSLPSTSCGARDRLKGFDRFLHETSQSQSVTSDLDKYLEEPIFPRNSDFNILNWWKVHMPRYPILSMMARDVLGTPMSTLAPELAFSTGGRVLDSSRSSLNPDTREALVCTQAWLRNESGDLNPSPIHSAPPLLLE from the exons ATGGAAATATCAAATGATTCTGGCACTAAGAAACCAAAAAGGTTAACATCTGTTGTCTGGAATCACTTTGAAAGGATTAGAAAGGCTGACATATGTTATGCTGTTTGCGTGCATTGTAATAAGAGACTTAGTGGATCAAGTAATAGTGGAACTACTCATCTGAGAAATCACTTGATGCGATGTCTGAAAAGATCGAACTTTGATGTTTCTCAACTACTTACAGTaaagagaaggaaaaaagaTAATACCGTCAGCCTTGCAAACATTAGTTTTGATGAAGGTCAGAGGAAAGAAGAATATATAAAGCCAACACTAGTTAAGTTCGAACAGGAACATAAGAAAGATGAAATCATTAACTTTGTAAGTAGTAAGTTTGATCAGGAGAGGAGTCAACATGATCTCGCGCGTATGATCATATTACATGGATACCCAGTGACCTTGGTCGAAGAAGTAGGATTCAAGGTCTTTGTGAAGAACCTCCAGCCTCTCTTTGAGTTTTTGCCAAATAGTGCTGTAGAGATTTCTTGCATAGAAATCTACAGGAGGGAGAAAGTGAAAGTGTATGAGGTGATAAACAAATTATGTGGCAGGATTAATCTCTCTATGGAAATGTGGTCTTCGACAGAAAATGCCTCATATTTGTGTCTATCTGCACATTATATTGATGAAAAATGGACATTGCAGAAGAAAATTTTGAACTTTCTTACACTTGACTCTTCTTACACTGAAGACTTGCTTCCAGAAGTGATTGTCAAATGTCTTGATGAATGGGATATTGACTGCAAGCTGTTTGCATTGACTCTTGATGATTGTTCCGTTGATGATGATATCACTCTACGAATCAAAGAGCGAGTTTCTGAGAAAAGGCCTTTCTTAAGTACTCGACAAATACTTGATGTACGCTCCGCAGCACATCTCATAATTTCCATTGTTCAAGATGCCATGGATGCATTGCATGAGGTGATCCAAAAGATTCGAGAGAGCATCAGATACATTAAAAGTTCACAAGAAGTGCAAGGGAAATTTAATGAAATTTCTCAACGTGCTGGGATCAACTCTCAGAAAGCCTTATTTCTCGATAATCCACTTCACTGGAATTCTACATATATCATGCTTGAAACTGCACTAGAATACAGGAGTGCTTTTTCACTCTTCCAAGAACATAATCCAACCTACTCATCAACTCTATCCGACGAAGAGTGGGAATGGGCTAATTCTGTCACTGGATATTTAAAACTCCTAGTTGAAATTATGAATATATTCTCAGCCGACAGATTTCCCACGGCTAATATATTCTTCCCTGAGATCTGTGACATTCATATTCAATTAATTGACTGGAGCAGAAGTTCCGACAATTTTCTTAGTCTCATGGCTTTGAAGATGAAAGCCAAATTTGATAAGTATTGGAGCAAATGCAGTTTGGCTTTAGCTTTAGCCGCAGTCCTAGACCCTCGGTTTAAAATGAAGTTGGTTGAGTACTACTACTCCCTAATATATGGAAGCACTGCTCTGGAACGTATCAAGGAAGTTTCTGATGGTATCAAAGAACTTTTTAATGCATATTCTATCTGTTCAACAATGGTTGACCAAGGGTCAGCCTTGCCTGGAAGTAGCTTACCAAGCACTAGTTGTGGTGCCAGGGATAGACTAAAAGGCTTTGACAGATTCCTTCACGAGACATCACAGAGTCAGTCGGTGACATCAGACTTGGACAAGTATTTAGAGGAACCAATCTTTCCTCGTAATTCTGATTTTAACATATTGAACTGGTGGAAAGTCCACATGCCGAGATACCCAATTTTGTCTATGATGGCACGAGATGTTCTTGGGACTCCAATGTCAACTTTGGCTCCCGAATTGGCGTTTAGCACAGGGGGCAGAGTGCTAGATTCTTCTCGCAGTTCGCTAAACCCAGATACACGAGAGGCTTTGGTGTGCACACAAGCTTGGCTCCGAAATGAATCAGGAG ATTTAAACCCATCCCCAATCCATTCTGCTCCACCCCTTCTCCTTGAATGA